A genomic segment from Cyprinus carpio isolate SPL01 chromosome A22, ASM1834038v1, whole genome shotgun sequence encodes:
- the LOC109047276 gene encoding transmembrane protein 121-like gives PPSNKPHICLSCVLIMSSMALLDAYLVEQNQGPRKVGVCIMVMVGDVCFLIVLRYIALWVGAEVRTAKRGYAMILWFFYVFVLEIKVYFVYQNYKAEGERADTLTCKALTVLLSVFVPGLYITLAAIDHMEYVRPLKKREELRSRLFWVVVDLLDILDIQASLWEPQRKGLPLWVEGLTFFYCYILLLILPCVSLSEISMQGVNIVPHKMLLYPILSLVTINIITIFIRGGNMVFYRDIRVSGILMGKNALAIVLKTCSFVQYRRHLQEASTPALAPELQRDTVPQSSRGAVPVAMPMPVTMPTPQVVIQDLTTLPEEPELEET, from the coding sequence CCCCCTTCCAACAAGCCACACATTTGCCTTTCATGTGTGCTTATCATGAGCAGCATGGCGCTGCTGGATGCCTACCTTGTGGAGCAGAATCAAGGTCCACGGAAGGTGGGTGTCTGCATCATGGTCATGGTAGGGGACGTGTGCTTCCTCATTGTGCTGCGGTACATTGCATTATGGGTCGGTGCCGAGGTACGAACTGCTAAACGTGGCTACGCCATGATCCTGTGGTTCTTCTATGTCTTTGTGCTAGAGATCAAGGTATACTTTGTTTACCAGAACTACAAGGCAGAAGGCGAGAGAGCGGACACTCTTACCTGCAAAGCTTTGACAGTGCTGCTTTCTGTGTTTGTCCCGGGACTTTACATTACACTGGCAGCCATCGATCACATGGAATACGTTCGTCCGCTCAAGAAGAGGGAGGAGTTGAGGAGTCGGCTGTTTTGGGTTGTGGTGGATCTTCTGGACATTTTGGACATTCAGGCAAGCCTATGGGAGCCTCAAAGAAAAGGGCTCCCTCTATGGGTGGAGGGCCTTACCTTTTTTTACTGCTACATACTACTTCTGATACTGCCGTGTGTGTCATTAAGTGAAATTAGCATGCAAGGTGTGAACATTGTGCCGCACAAGATGTTGTTGTATCCTATTCTGAGTCTGGTCACCAtcaacattattacaatttttatacgAGGAGGAAATATGGTGTTTTATAGGGACATCCGAGTTTCTGGAATACTCATGGGTAAGAACGCCCTCGCCATTGTCCTGAAAACATGCAGCTTTGTGCAGTACCGGAGACACCTGCAGGAGGCGTCAACACCCGCTCTCGCTCCGGAACTACAGAGGGACACAGTGCCACAAAGTTCCCGAGGGGCAGTGCCAGTCGCAATGCCCATGCCTGTCACCATGCCAACTCCGCAGGTAGTCATACAAGATCTCACCACACTTCCAGAAGAGCCCGAACTTGAGGAAACATGA